The Bombus terrestris chromosome 6, iyBomTerr1.2, whole genome shotgun sequence DNA window ttaattaatgaaatttatttctataatttattttaagttaTTCTTAGTTGTTGTTccctataataattataaacacACATTTTTTATAGGGGAGATCACAAGTAACGTATTACGCGTTGCGCGTGAAGCACGACAACGAACTCTTGGTCCATTTAGTCCATCATTTAATGTACAGGAGATATTGTTAGAAAGTTTACAGAAGGTACATATCATTAActacaatttaaaataaatataaatattcaaattttgcaaaaataacatatatagtatttatacttttaaaGTTATTAAATATAGCAATAGACATCTCTAAGATGAACTCTtgttgttaatattttaatacataacgaaatattatctttgttctagCATCTACCTAATGATGCTCATATTCGTGTTAGCGGCAAGCTTCACGTTTCCTTAACAAGGGTATACGACGGAAGAAATGTAATTGTTTCACAATTTTCGTCTAAGGAAGATTTATTGCAGGTAAAACAATATTcatgttaaaatttatataatttatataactgaaagtttatataaatttaagttTGTAATATTGAAACTTTTCTTTTATAGGCATTATTGGCTAGTGCATTTGTCCCAATTTTTTCTGGTCTCTTACCACCAAGATTTCATGGTGTCAGATATATGGATGGTGGTTTTAGTGATAATCTTCCTACACTTGATgaaaatactattacaattagtCCTTTTTGTGGAGAAAGTGATATTTGCCCTAGAGATGTTTCATCCCAACTTTTCCATGTAAGTTACTTATGATTATTCAGataatttacgaaatatttaaattgaataaataacTGTTCTTGCTAAGATTAAATTACTAGATTATTAAAGAATAGATTACTAAAtcgtatgtaaaatataataaatgacaattataatttataggTCAATCTTGCCAATACAAGTATTGAGCTTTCAAGACAAAATATATATAGGTTTGCAAGAATACTTTTCCCACCAAATCTAGAAGTAAGTTTATATGAAGTACTTgtaatatagaatattaaagaaataaaataacatagaTAAGGTAACATAAAAAggatattaagaaataaaaattaacaaaattataagataaaatttaaacattaaTATCATAAAgggttttaatattattaaaaattaccttTACAGATGCTCTCAAACATGTGTAAACAAGGTTTTGATGATGCATTAAGATTTCTTCACCGCAATAATTTACTTAATTGTACCCGATGTTTAGCTGTACAGTCCACATTTGTAGTCTCAGAAACTCTTGATGATAACATGGATTATGATCCTGAATGCTTAGAATGTAAAATGCATAGACAggtataattttaatatgtgCAGTGTAACTTacaataagaatattttttatacataaatgtaCACATATATTTTGTAGGAAGCGCTAGTATCTAATTTACCTGAAACAGTTATGACCATATTTCAAGATGCAATTGATTCTGCTAATAAAGGTCTCATTAATTGGTTATTTAAACATCGAAGTGTAAAACTTTTATCATTACTTAGTCTACCATGTACACTGCCAGCAGATGTAGTATATGCAACTTTCACAAAGTAAGTATATTATTATGCATTGCAtcatttgtttttttctttttgaccaatcttttatttttaaaataattaatgtatatATTGCATTTGTAATGTTCACATAATTTGATAGAGTTGTGTGTATCAATGGAATAAGAAACTAATATGCATGATATATTACTTGTTTAAAACTGCATGCTactaaagtaatagtataatcaaaatgatttataattaaattaaaaattaataatatatataaatacagacTTGTTATTGTAGTAAAATTAGTAAGTATATTCATATCTTTTCTATCTATTAACTAATGCTGGTTATTCATTTTTATGGTTAGTGATCATTAGGAATCAAATTTATGTTTTCAACCTTTCAACTTCACtgtatgtaatattgctttaaaatcatatttatattaaaattcctGTAATCATCCAAATTGATAAAACGTAACTTAATTTGTCTCATATTCTAATTGTCTGAGtgaatgaatttttttttatttatttaatattgtgATTATGTATAATATCATGTTTAACATTATGCATGTGGTCATAGTCTGATTGGTAACAAGATAGAAAGTCACACCTTGGAATACAATATAATTGGCAATATTCTTCATACATCTCCACAAATGTCTTGTGCTAGACATAATATGACATCTTCTTGGTAAGCTTTGCATTTCTTATGTATTGCTATATAAAATGTCTTATATATTACCTGAACATATAATCATGAAAGATGAAATTGGAAAatacataaattgaaaatacttACTATAAATAGAATTCTTATTACTTTgaataagaattttataaagtttCATTCCATATATTCACGTATAATGCAtttatgtacattatatatatgttttaaatataataaatgcatatatatatatatacacacacatacacacacacacatttttCTTAAACCAATTAAGTATGGTATTTCTCAAACTTAATGTCAAATACTAAGTGCCACAGACTGTTAAATGTCAGTTAGACATTACATACATGGTTCAaggaaatagaattttttatatttatataatatatgttttaaattgtgaaaaagttatttaagttatttatttaaattatttacatttaatgtCAAAAATCTTAACTTTCTGCTTCTATAacttattctttttattatgcATATACTTTCTTAGTTTCATAACAGTTGtctatgaattaatattttattttattttcaggtTTATTTTGAATGTGCCTAAATTGCGAAGGAACCTATTAGAATtaagaacatttttattaaacgaaTTATGTATGCTATTTCCTAAAATCAATGCCTATTACCAAGTGCCACAGACTATTAAATGTCAGTTAGACATTACAGAATATGGTTCAAGTAAatagaattttgtttattttttgtactaattataaaaaataaaattttcttgtatatccatctttctcattttttaGACATATATGATATGGAAGTAGCGGACAAGActgataatttatataaaaataagaaaaatctaAATTTGACATTACAATACAATGAATTGTAAGTCTATAAATCTTAATAGtattttaaaactttttaattaataaattatatttctaactTATATCTTTCAGACAACCATGGGAGGATAATGGTAATACGTCAAATTGTGTTATAAATATGTCCAATCTTTCAACTGTTGATgatacttttgaaaatattcttCAGGTAAATTATGAACATTTATTAATGATTATAT harbors:
- the LOC100651324 gene encoding 1-acylglycerol-3-phosphate O-acyltransferase Pnpla3 isoform X1, whose amino-acid sequence is MNLSFAGCGFLGIYHVGVAVCFKKYAPHLLLDKISGASAGAIAACCLLCDLPLGEITSNVLRVAREARQRTLGPFSPSFNVQEILLESLQKHLPNDAHIRVSGKLHVSLTRVYDGRNVIVSQFSSKEDLLQALLASAFVPIFSGLLPPRFHGVRYMDGGFSDNLPTLDENTITISPFCGESDICPRDVSSQLFHVNLANTSIELSRQNIYRFARILFPPNLEMLSNMCKQGFDDALRFLHRNNLLNCTRCLAVQSTFVVSETLDDNMDYDPECLECKMHRQEALVSNLPETVMTIFQDAIDSANKGLINWLFKHRSVKLLSLLSLPCTLPADVVYATFTNLIGNKIESHTLEYNIIGNILHTSPQMSCARHNMTSSWFILNVPKLRRNLLELRTFLLNELCMLFPKINAYYQVPQTIKCQLDITEYGSNIYDMEVADKTDNLYKNKKNLNLTLQYNELQPWEDNGNTSNCVINMSNLSTVDDTFENILQVTSEQEAVMAYYYMDDNNKVQVTEIFDVTDSDSHAMLSIEEIENNTKLQFDEWDTPTWLSQHTLNDTVTESLYTDADQQSIENLSEISLEDDILNVLNTSSDPESEWEISKNLQTTRASNPPIFQSEMD
- the LOC100651324 gene encoding 1-acylglycerol-3-phosphate O-acyltransferase Pnpla3 isoform X2 codes for the protein MNLSFAGCGFLGIYHVGVAVCFKKYAPHLLLDKISGASAGAIAACCLLCDLPLGEITSNVLRVAREARQRTLGPFSPSFNVQEILLESLQKHLPNDAHIRVSGKLHVSLTRVYDGRNVIVSQFSSKEDLLQALLASAFVPIFSGLLPPRFHGVRYMDGGFSDNLPTLDENTITISPFCGESDICPRDVSSQLFHVNLANTSIELSRQNIYRFARILFPPNLEMLSNMCKQGFDDALRFLHRNNLLNCTRCLAVQSTFVVSETLDDNMDYDPECLECKMHRQEALVSNLPETVMTIFQDAIDSANKGLINWLFKHRSVKLLSLLSLPCTLPADVVYATFTKFILNVPKLRRNLLELRTFLLNELCMLFPKINAYYQVPQTIKCQLDITEYGSNIYDMEVADKTDNLYKNKKNLNLTLQYNELQPWEDNGNTSNCVINMSNLSTVDDTFENILQVTSEQEAVMAYYYMDDNNKVQVTEIFDVTDSDSHAMLSIEEIENNTKLQFDEWDTPTWLSQHTLNDTVTESLYTDADQQSIENLSEISLEDDILNVLNTSSDPESEWEISKNLQTTRASNPPIFQSEMD